A window of the Tachyglossus aculeatus isolate mTacAcu1 chromosome 2, mTacAcu1.pri, whole genome shotgun sequence genome harbors these coding sequences:
- the MRPL18 gene encoding 39S ribosomal protein L18, mitochondrial: MALLAALCRRLEPTRPGLRFTAASAPSQPAAEPDGETQENERIAPEFTNRNPRNLERLAVARKERGWATVWPKRQFWHRLSVARSQHHVTASVEHCNGYTVVSASTREWAIKKHLYRTRNVVACENVGRVLAGRCLEAGINFVGFQATPWEYSSPSIQRLLKAMTEGGVELKEPERIYE; the protein is encoded by the exons gcCTCCGCTTCACGGCCGCCTCGGCCCCCTCCCAACCGGCCGCGGAGCCCGACGGGGAGACCCAGGAAAATGAGAGGATCGCCCCGGAATTCACCAACCGCAATCCCCGCAACTTGGAGCGCTTGGCGGTGGCCAGGAAAGAGCGGGGCTGGGCTACCGTCTGGCCCAAGCGCCAGTTCTGGCATCG GCTGAGCGTGGCGCGGAGCCAGCATCACGTCACGGCGTCGGTGGAGCACTGCAACGGGTACACAGTGGTGTCGGCCTCCACCCGGGAGTGGGCCATCAAGAAGCACCTGTACAGGACCAGGAACGTAGTGGCCTGCGAGAACGTCGGCCGGGTGCTGGCCGGCCGCTGCCTGGAGGCGGGGATCAACTTCGTGGGCTTCCAGGCCACCCCTTGGGAATACTCCTCCCCGTCG ATTCAACGACTTTTAAAAGCTATGACGGAAGGCGGAGTAGAGCTGAAGGAGCCTGAGAGAATCTACGAATAA